The genomic stretch GGATATTGGCATTAAGGATGGATTTATTGTTGGCATTGGCAAAGCCGGCAATCCCGATATTATGGATGGCGTGCACCCCAATATGATTGTTGGTGCAAGCACGGAGGTTATTGCTGGAGAAGGAAAAATTGTAACCGCGGGTGCGATTGACTCGCATATTCACTTTATTTGTCCTCAGCAGATCGAGACTGCATTGTCTTCTGGTGTTACGACGATGATTGGCGGCGGTACGGGCCCGGCAACGGGAACGAATGCAACGACGGTCACTCCAGGCGCATGGCATATGCGCCGGATGCTGGAGGCGGCTGAGCATTTTCCAATGAATATTGGTTATACGGGAAAAGGGAACGCATCGTTCACAGCTCCGCTTATCGAGCAAATTGAAGCTGGCGCTATTGGGCTTAAGCTGCACGAGGATTGGGGTACGACACCGGCAGCCATTGATGCATGCTTACAGGCGGCAGATCTATACGATGTTCAGGTTGCTATCCACAGCGATACTTTAAATGAAGCGGGCTTTGTTGAGGATACGCTTGCTGCCATTGGCGGACGAACTATTCATACGTATCATACCGAAGGCGCGGGCGGCGGACATGCGCCTGACATTATTATTGCTGCAGGGGAGCTTAATGTGCTTCCATCCTCAACGAATCCGACGCGGCCCTTTACGATCAATACGATCGAGGAGCATCTGGATATGCTGATGGTTTGCCATCATCTAGACAGCAGCATTCCAGAGGATGTGGCGTTTGCTGATTCCAGGATACGGCCGGAGACGATTGCTGCTGAAGATATTTTGCATGACATGGGCGTATTCAGCATGATCAGCTCAGACTCACAGGCGATGGGCCGTGTGGGTGAGGTTATTATTCGGACTTGGCAAACGGCTGACAAAATGAAAAAGCAGCGCGGGCCTCTGCTGCCCGATAACGAGGAGCATGACAACTTCCGCATCAAGAGATATATTGCCAAATATACGATAAATCCGGCAATTACGCATGGTGTCTCTCATCTAGTTGGCTCGCTTGAGGCAGGGAAATTTGCAGATCTCGTCATTTGGAGTCCGATGTTCTTTGGTGTTAAGCCGGATCTTGTTCTGAAGGGCGGGAGCATTGCTTATGCTCAAATGGGTGATCCTAACGCTTCGATTCCGACACCACAGCCCGTATTTGGCCGTCCTATGTTTGCTTCGTTTGGCAAGCTGGTGTTTAACAGCTCCATTACATTTGTTTCACAAGCCGCCTATGATCGAGGGATTGCGAAGGAGCTTGGGCTTCAGAAACGAATTGAGCCAGTTAAGGGCTGTAGAACGGTAACGAAGAAGGACATGATCCACAATGATGCGACGCCTAAGCTGGAGGTGGATGCAGAAACGTATCATGTGCTGGTCGATGGCGAGCATGTGACTTGCGAGCCTGCTGAGGTGCTTCCGATGGCGCAGCGCTATTTCTTATTTTGATGTTTCTGTATGGCCTGAGCGGATCGGAGGGCAATTGAGATGAAGGAACAAATGAGATGGCTCGCCATGCAGCAGCTGCTTGATTCTGCTCTGCCGATCGGAGGTTTCTCTCATTCCTTTGGACTTGAGACGATGGTGCAGGATGGCAGAATGAATCAAACGAGCCAGCTATATGTGTATGTCTCCGCGATGCTGCTGCAAAGCTGGGCGAGCTCAGATGCCATGGTGATTAAGGCTGTTTACCGTGATGCTCCTGCAGCAAATTGGGAGCGGCTTTGGGCGGTAGAGCGGCTGGTCCATGTGCAGCGCGCGGCATCCGAAACTCGCAGTGGCGTGGAAAAAATGGGGAGGCGCCTACTGCAGCTGGCAGCAACGATCCATCCACAGCTCGATTGGTCACCGCTCCTAGAAGCGACACGATCAGGCAAATGCTTTGCCTCGCATCCACTTGCACACGGGTATGCAAGCTGGGTACTGGGTGTATCTGAGGAGCGAGCGATCCAAGGTTATTTCTATACGTGTATCGTGACTTGTATCAATAGTGCGCTTCGACTTATGTCGATGGGACAGACAGAGGGACAGTCGTTAATTGCGAGACTGACTCCGCTCACGGAGCAGGCGATGGCAATATCAGATAGGCTTGAGCCTGAGGAAGCGTATTCCAATATGCCTATGGCAGAGCTTGCCATGATGCGGCATGAACGTTTGTATTCAAGGTTATTTATGTCTTAACAAATCTAACGGAACAATATGGAGGAATGACTAATGTGCCAAGGACAAGGACATACGCATCAGGAGTGGGAAAGCCCATCCATCGATAACTCAAGACCAATTCGGATTGGCATTGGCGGACCGGTAGGCTCTGGCAAAACAGCACTTGTTGAAAGGCTGACGCGCGAGCTTCACACGAAATACAGCGTAGCTGTCATTACGAATGATATTTATACGAAAGAGGATGCTCGCATCTTATTTAATACAGGCATACTTCCTGAGGAGCGTATTATCGGGGTAGAGACAGGCGGCTGCCCGCATACAGCCATTCGCGAGGATGCTTCGATGAACTTTGAAGCTATTGAGGAGCTGGAGCGTCGTTTTGACGATTTGGATTTGATCTTCATTGAGAGCGGAGGAGACAATCTTGCTGCTGCTTTCAGTCCTGAACTCGTAGATCGATTCATCTATATTATCGACGTAGCCCAAGGGGAGAAAATTCCTCGCAAAGGTGGTCCTGGTATTATGCGCTCCGATTTGCTTGTCATCAACAAAATCGATTTGGCGCCATACGTAGGTGCAAGCCTTGAGGTTATGGAAGCTGATACGTTGAAAATGCGAGGCGAGCGTCCGTTTGTGTTCTCCAATATGTTCGGCGGCGATGGGGTCGCTGAGATTGTGAGCTGGCTTACACATGAGGTTGCTCATGCGCGTGGGACGGAGCATTCCCATGTTATTCAGCTAACGAATATATCTGCTGAACAGCGTCATTCTGCTTCATAATGGACCGCAAGCTACCAGCGGGAGAAGATAGCCGCGGACACGCAGAAGGTTTGATTAGGACATCTGTGCTGCGTGCTTCCTTTGTCAGCAGGCAGGCACGGACAGTTCTGGACAATAAATATCATACCGCGCCTATTAAGATTGCAAAGGCTTTTCCGCTGGAGAATCAGTTAGCCGTAATCGTTATGGACGTTTCGCCCGGCCTGCTGGATGGTGACCGCTATGAGTTTGACTGGGTTGCAGATCAGGGGACTCAAGTGATGATTACAAACCAATCGTTCACTAAGGTGCACCCCAGCACGCTCGGCAGGGGCTCATCAATGAGGCAGACATTTTCTCTGGAGGAATCTGCAGTTGTTGAACATATGCCAGAGCCAATTATGCTGTACAAGGACGCTGCTTTTCAAAATGAGACGGAGGTACGCTTGGAAAATGGCTCTGTCTGGATGCAGGCGGACGTGCTGTGTCCTGGCCGCACGCTGCGCGGTGAGCGCTTTGATTATCGAATATACAGCAATACGCTTTCTGTTCGGTATAAAGATGAGCTTATCTTCTCGCAAAGGCAGCGAATCGAGCCGGCTGAGCAGCATCTCGCTGCCCCTGGCTGCTGGGATGAAATGACGCACTGGGCTACCTTTTATATTTTCTCGGATCGAGTGAATAGCTCGCATTTGGAGCAGCTTCAGGAGCAGCTGGACTGCTTTGCTGCACCAACCGGGCATCCAATCACTGCAGGTGCGTCTATGACTTATCGGTATGGCATTGCGGTATCCGCCGCATCAACGGCGGCTTGGCCGCTTGAGCTTCTAATGAAGGAACTGTGGGGAGCGGCGCGAGGATGCTTGCTCGACCAGCCTCCGCTGCGATTTTTATAAGAATAACGTTTGCGGCATAATAAAGTAGGTCAACCAGCCCTAGGTAGTTGGCCTATTTGCATGTATACAACAATTGAAAATAAATAATTAGATAATAATATTAGTTAATCTTATAAATGAACGCTATAATATGGAAGAGTTATAGCAATCTTTATAGATAGGTTGGTGATCGCTTGGAATCTTCAAGTGTGGAAAGGCAAGAATTGATGAGACGTTTAGACGAATCCTTTCGTCAGGTGAGAAGACAGATTAATACGGAATGGAACACATACAACGT from Paenibacillus sp. FSL H8-0548 encodes the following:
- the ureC gene encoding urease subunit alpha, producing MTKMDRRSYAAMFGPTTGDAIRLADTELWAEIEHDFTVYGDECKFGGGKVIRDGMGQSSGALRDEGVLDTLITNAVIIDHSGIVKADIGIKDGFIVGIGKAGNPDIMDGVHPNMIVGASTEVIAGEGKIVTAGAIDSHIHFICPQQIETALSSGVTTMIGGGTGPATGTNATTVTPGAWHMRRMLEAAEHFPMNIGYTGKGNASFTAPLIEQIEAGAIGLKLHEDWGTTPAAIDACLQAADLYDVQVAIHSDTLNEAGFVEDTLAAIGGRTIHTYHTEGAGGGHAPDIIIAAGELNVLPSSTNPTRPFTINTIEEHLDMLMVCHHLDSSIPEDVAFADSRIRPETIAAEDILHDMGVFSMISSDSQAMGRVGEVIIRTWQTADKMKKQRGPLLPDNEEHDNFRIKRYIAKYTINPAITHGVSHLVGSLEAGKFADLVIWSPMFFGVKPDLVLKGGSIAYAQMGDPNASIPTPQPVFGRPMFASFGKLVFNSSITFVSQAAYDRGIAKELGLQKRIEPVKGCRTVTKKDMIHNDATPKLEVDAETYHVLVDGEHVTCEPAEVLPMAQRYFLF
- a CDS encoding urease accessory UreF family protein, producing MKEQMRWLAMQQLLDSALPIGGFSHSFGLETMVQDGRMNQTSQLYVYVSAMLLQSWASSDAMVIKAVYRDAPAANWERLWAVERLVHVQRAASETRSGVEKMGRRLLQLAATIHPQLDWSPLLEATRSGKCFASHPLAHGYASWVLGVSEERAIQGYFYTCIVTCINSALRLMSMGQTEGQSLIARLTPLTEQAMAISDRLEPEEAYSNMPMAELAMMRHERLYSRLFMS
- the ureG gene encoding urease accessory protein UreG gives rise to the protein MCQGQGHTHQEWESPSIDNSRPIRIGIGGPVGSGKTALVERLTRELHTKYSVAVITNDIYTKEDARILFNTGILPEERIIGVETGGCPHTAIREDASMNFEAIEELERRFDDLDLIFIESGGDNLAAAFSPELVDRFIYIIDVAQGEKIPRKGGPGIMRSDLLVINKIDLAPYVGASLEVMEADTLKMRGERPFVFSNMFGGDGVAEIVSWLTHEVAHARGTEHSHVIQLTNISAEQRHSAS
- a CDS encoding urease accessory protein UreD, whose amino-acid sequence is MIRTSVLRASFVSRQARTVLDNKYHTAPIKIAKAFPLENQLAVIVMDVSPGLLDGDRYEFDWVADQGTQVMITNQSFTKVHPSTLGRGSSMRQTFSLEESAVVEHMPEPIMLYKDAAFQNETEVRLENGSVWMQADVLCPGRTLRGERFDYRIYSNTLSVRYKDELIFSQRQRIEPAEQHLAAPGCWDEMTHWATFYIFSDRVNSSHLEQLQEQLDCFAAPTGHPITAGASMTYRYGIAVSAASTAAWPLELLMKELWGAARGCLLDQPPLRFL